The genomic DNA TGGATAAGCAATGAAAATATAACCTATTTAATGCACTAATTTTTAGCAAAATATACATGATTTAATCATTATATAGAATTAAATTGGTTATTATTGATAACTTAATTGTTATTGAATTTAGCTTTAGGTAAAAAATCCTCTCATTTTATGGGGGGATTTTTGTTTACTGCGTAATTAAGTGATTCTTTTATTGATCTTAATTTAACAAGGGTCAGGGCTTGCTTAATGGTCATTACTTAACGAGTACCTTAATCCCCTTTTTTAAATCTTATATACAGGTAAACTAAAAAACCATCAAAAAAGTAAATGATTCTTGATGGTTTTTAACTCTTATTGAATTTAGCTTAAATTATTCCATTTTTACAACAATAAACTGTGTACGTCTATTTTCTTGATGTTGTTCCTCTGTACAATTAATAGTACCATCACAATCGTTTGCTAACTTTTGCTTGCCGTAACCTTTATGTTCGGTAATTCTGGCTGGATCTACTCCTTTTTCTACTAAGTATTTGTACGTGGCATTTGCTCTATCTAGAGATAGTTTATTGTTATATTCTGATGACCCTCTGGAATCTGTATGGGATTCTATTTTAATTACCATGCTAGGATAAATATTCATCATTAAATTAACTATTCTATCTAATTCTACAGTACCATCTCGTCTAATATCAAACTTATTAAAGTCAAAGTAAATAGGGTAGAGCTCTGTAATTGGAGTCACCTTTTTTACAATGTGATTTAGATTAAAGTCTGCAGTAATGCTTGTCACTTTATTTTCAACGCCTTTAGAGGTAACATTCCTAGTATCTTCAATATAATCCTCTTTTTTAATGTTTACAATATAGTCAGCGTCTCTATCTATGTTTATTTCATAGTGTCCATCTTCATCTGTTTCCAAATGAGCTATTTGTTTATTATCACTATCAAGTAGTGTAACAATAGCATTAGGTACTGGTTTATTTGTTGTTATATCAGTTATGGTTCCTTCAATTTTTAGTTGAGGGATTCTGTCATATGCATAAATATCATCACCACCAGCTCCACCATTTCTATTAGAAGCAAAATATCCAGATAATCCATCTTCATTCATAAAAAATGAAAAATCATCTTTACTGGAATTTACAGGAACACCAAGATTTAGAACGCTAATAATATTATTATTTTTATCAGAAACGGTTCCAAAGATATCTAAAAGACCTAATCCCGGATGTCCATCTGAAGCAAAGAAAAGAACGCCTTCACTATTAATAAAAGGAAATCTTTCGTTTTTATCGGTATTAACTACGTTTCCTAAATTTTGAGGAGTTCCAAAAGAACCGTCATTATTAATATCTACATGGTAAATATCTGTCCCCCCAAAACCATCGGGCATGTTGGAAGCAAAATACAATTTAGTACCATCACTATTTAGTGCTGGGTGACCATTAGAGAAGTCATTACTGTTAAAAGGAAGTTCTTCAATGTTTGTCCACTCATCTTCAATTAAGGAAGCCTTATAAATCTTAAGATTTGTCATGCCTTCCTTATCTTTTCCTAAAATATTTTTATTATAATTATTTCTTGAAAAATATATGGTTTTGCCGTCTTTTGTTATAGTAATTGGGCCTTCGTGATAAATAGAATTTACATCACCTTTAAGCTTAGATTTGTGATCTACAATGCTATCATTAGCACTTTTATCAGTAACATATATGTCTAAAAAAGGTTCTTCATTCCATCCATATATATGTTTTGTTGAAACTCCAGTATTTCTTGAGGACGCAAAATAAATATTACCATCGTGCTCATAAGCTCCAAAATCGCTATATTTTGAATTAAAATTAACTTCTTTTAAAAAGTATTGTTGTTTCGCACTAAAGATTGAATTGATAAAGTCTGCATCTTTTAAAAATCGCTCTTCATTTATTTCCCCACCAGCTTTTTTAAAGCGTTTCATCCAAACACGAGATTCTTTATATGCTTTTATGCCTCTTAATGCTTGTGCATAATTGTAATAGTATGCTATAGGAACATTAGGCTGTTCTACAGCTTTTTTATAATAAACTACCGCACTGTCTGGATTTCTTAAGAAAGCGTAGCTATCTGCTAATTGCCTGGTTGCATAATCAGCATTATAGTCTTTTTCTATAAGATTATGATAAACTTGAGCAGCATTAACAAACGAAAATTTGTTAAACAGGTTATCTGCTCTTTTTTGTGAACCATATTGCGCAAGTGCCGAAAAACCTGTTAGCAATATAATACTTGTTAAAATGTAATTTTTTAATCTCATGGGGTCATTTAGTTTTAATTAAAAACATATGCTAATAGTGGATAGCTATTGTTTATTTAAACAGTGGTCAATGCCATGTTGTTATTCCATTTTTACAACTATAAACTGAGTACGTCTGTTTAATTGATGGTCTTCTTCTTCACAATCTTCACCATCTTCACAACCATTAGTTAATCTGCGTTCACCAAAACCTTGATGTTCTGTAATTCTTTCAGGAGCAATACCTTTAGAAATTAAATATTCATAAGTTGAGTTTGCTCGATCTATAGATAATTTGTCATTGTATGTTAGATCACCTCTTGAATCTGTATGGGATTCAATTCGAATTACCATATCCGGATAGTCATTCTGCATTAGGCTAACAATTTTATCTAGTTCTAAAGCAGCATCTTTTCTAATATTATATTTATTGAAATCAAAATAAATGTTGTTAAGCTCTGCCAGCTTTATCACATTAGGTTCTGGGTTTAACAATAAATTTGCAGCAATTGTTGTAAGCTCAGTCTGAATGTTTTTAGATGTGAATTTTCTATAATCATCAATATATTTATCTTGATTCGCTACAATTTTATAGTCTTTATTTCTGTCGATATTTATTTGATAATAACCATTTTCATCAGTTTCCATGTAGGCAATTTGATTATCATTTTCATCAAATAAGGTAATTTTCGAGTTTGGTATTGGGTTAGTATTAATAGCATCGGTTACAACACCTTCAACATGTAAAACGGGTTTTCTATGATATGCATAAATATCATCATCTCCTCGTCCACCTTTTCTGTTTGATGCAAAATACCCTGTGATACCGTTTTGATTCATTGTAAACGAAAAATCATCTTTATTAGAATTTACTGGAACTCCCAAGTTTATAACATCTGCGATATTACCATCTTCACCTTTTATAGTTCCGAAAATGTCATACAGTCCTAAACCAGGATGCCCGTCTGAAGAAAAGAATAAAACACCCTCATTATTAATAAAAGGAAACCCTTCTGAATTTTCCGTATTTACAATATCACCAACATTTTGTGGCTCACCAAGTGTACCATCAATATTAATATCTACCACATAAATATCTGAACCACCGTAACCACCAGGTCTATCTGATGAGAAGTATAATTTAGTTTCATCAACACTTAAAGCAGCATGTTGTGTGGAAAAATCGTCACTATTAATTGAAAGGTCTTCAATATTAGTCCAGATACTATCTTGCAAAGTTGCTCTGTATATCTTCATGTTTGTTAAACCTTTTTTGTCCTTTTTTTCTATATCTTCAGTGAAGTTATTTCTAGAAAAGTACATGGTATGACCATTTTTTGTAATGGTGACAGGTCCGTCATGATATATTGAGTTTACATCTCCTTTTAACTTTGCTGTATGGTCTACATTTCTTTTGGTTCCAGCATCTGCTACATAAATATCTAGAAATGGTTGTTCATTCCAGCCATACAGACGCTTTATGGAAACGCCTTCGTCTCTGGTGGATGCAAAGTAAACTTTACCGTTGTGTTCAAAAGCTCCAAAATCACTAAACTTTGAGTTGAAGCGAATTCTATCTAAAAAGTATTGTTGTTTCGCGCCAAAGACACTGGTAATAAAATTGGCATCTTTTGAAAAGTCATTAGAATTAACGACACCGCCAGAATCTTTAAAGCGTTGTAACCAAATTTGAGATTCGTCGTATTTTTTCATACCACGAAGTGATTGTGCATATTTATAATAATATTCAACAGGTACATTTTTTTGCTTAACAACATTTTTATAAAATCTTGAGGCATTCCTTGGATCTCTTAAAAACGCATAACAATCTGCTAATTGACGGGTTGCATAGTCTTTGTTGTAATTATTTTGAATAAGTTCTCTGTAAACTTTTGCAGCTTTTACAAAAGAGAATTTATTGAATAATGTATCGGCTCTTTTCTGTTTTCCTTGTTGAGAAAAGGCAGAAAAGCTTAACATTAAGGCGATACAGACTAATATGTAATTTTTATTTTTCATATAAAAAGCCTTATTAGAAATATCTTGGTGATTTTAATTTAGAACTTAAGAATTTAAACTCATATATAAGTAATATTTCATGAGTTCCTGTAGTGTAACTAGCTATGTCCGAAATAGGTTTTTCGTAAGCATAGCCTACACGTAATTGTCTTGAAACCTGAAAGTCAGCGATACCACCAATAGCGGCCGTTTTTTCATTAATTCTGTAAGACCCTCCTATCCAGAATTTCTCATTGTATAAGAAATTAGCGGTAAGATCGAACGATAAGGGCGCCCCATTAGTTGCTTTTATTAAACCGGCAGGCTTAAATTTGAAACTTTTACTTATGTCGAGTACGCCTCCTAGTGTGAAATAGTAGCTAATACGCTCTAAAGCTTTATAATCACCTTGTTTATTTTCATCAGTGTTTAATATTCTGGGTGCAGACAAGCCTGCATAGAATCTGTTGGTATGATAATAGACACCAGCACCAATATTAGGAGCCCAACGGTTTTCTGTGCCGCTAAAAAAATCGTCTTCAACTATTGTAGGATCGTTTATGAAATCCTGGTCAAAACTATAACCGGTAAACCCTCCTTTTAAACCAAAGGCTAATTTTCCACTTCTCCCGGTAGGAATAGTATATGAGAAATCTCCATATAAGTATGAGTAGTTTTGAGGACCTAAATCATCTTCAATAAAAGTTAGTCCTAATCCAATTCTATCATTCCTAAGAGGTGTGTGTACAGATAGTGTTTGTGTTATAGGACCTCCTTTAAAACCAACCCATTGGCTTCTATGTAATCCAACAATACTTAAAGCTTCTCTACTTCCTGCATAAGCAGGGTTTATTGAGATTGTATTGTACATATACTGTGTGAATTGCGGTAATTGTTGTGCAATTCCAACCGTACAACTTAACAATGCAATAGCGATTATGTTATGTTTAATAAGTTTCATAGGTTATGCTTTTTATTTGGTTCCTAAGTAAACAGGTCCTGTAATAGGATTCAATCCACTATCTTTTAAGGTTATTATATAATAATATGTTCCATTTGGTACTTTACCAGCATTTCCAACGGATGATTTATGTGCAGTACCTTCCCAACTGCCAGATGGAGGTTTGTTGTATCTATCCACTCCTTTTATAAGTGGGTAGGCATTAGATTCGAAAACTAAAGCACCCCAACGATTAAATATTTTTACTTCGGCAGTAAACCCACACAATTCAATACCCGAGATATAGAAAAAGTCATTTCTATCGTCACCATTTGGAGTGACAGCTTTTGAAATCGTTATATCATTCTCACCACAAGGCAATACAACACAATCTGCATGTACATTCATAATAACTTCAGTAATGCTTATACAGCCATTGTCTGTAGTTGTATATCTGAATCTGTAATCAATTCCACCACTTTCTGGTAAGAAGTCTGCGCTTAATTCAAGGTTTGAGGGGTCGAATATGCTACCGTTTAATGTTGCAGCAGGATCACCTTCCAATAATTCCCATGTACCATTTGTATTGAGGTCACTAGGTAACAAATTATTCATATTAATGGCACCTTCATCATAACACCAGTCTGGAGCAGATAAATCTGTAACAACTTCATCAAGTGCTACTAAAAGTGTTTGAGTGTAAGTTTCTTCATTATTACATTCATCTCTTACTATCCAGGTTCTAACAATTTCATAATCAGCAAATACATTTTCCTCATATGAGTTTGTTTCATTGAATGCAACTGTAATATTGCTTGAACAGTTATCGGTAAAAGTTAATTCTGGAACATCTGGTATATCAGTACAACTAACATTTAATGTTTCTTCAAAAGTTGATGTTGGTTCAGGAGCTTTAGTGTCTTGAACTGTTATAACTTGAATATGTGTAGTTGTTAAACCACATTCATCGGTAGCTGTCCATGTACGAGTAATTGTATAATTGTTAGGGCAATCACCTGGAGTTGTAGCATCTACAACATTAACAGAAGCATCTCCACAGTTATCTGTTGCTGTTAACTCCTCTGCATTTGGTATAGCATCACATTCTACAGTTATACTAGGTAGAGGAAGTGTTGTTTGTTCAAACACTGGAGGAGTTTTGTCCTCAACTATGATTGTTTGAATATGACTTTTAGTTAAACCACATTCGTCAGTAGCTATATAACTACGTCTAATAGTATAATTATTAGCGCAATTTCCATCAATTCTTTCATCTACAACGTTAACGGAAGCTGTTCCGCAATTATCTGTAGCATCTAAATCTTCTGGAAGAGGGACATCACTACTACATTCCACTGCTATATTTCCAGGAAGTGTTGTTTGAACAAATTCTGGAGCAGTTGTATCTGATGTAGATATTACTTGATCTGCAGTTATTTCGTTTCCACACGCATCTTCAGCTTTCCAAGTACGAGTAATTGTATAACTACCAGGACATAGTCCGTCTGTTCTAACATCATTAAAAGTGATTGTTGGATTGGCATCACAGTTATCTATAGCTGTAGCTGAACCAAAAGCTATTGGAGACAAGTCATCACTACATTCTGCGGTTTGACTAGCTGGTAATGTAAGTACTGGAGGGGTAGTATCATTAATAATAATAGTTTGTGTTACATTAATAGTATTACCACAATCATCGGTTACACTATAAGTTCTTGTGATTCTTTCTGCACATGTATTATTGTCGGATACGTCCGACACAAAAGCAACTGTAGGGCTTGCGGTACAATTATCAGCTTCATCTGTAACCACGGTTACATCAGGAGCAGGTACATCTGCTAGACATTCTACATTAATATCAGCAGGATTGGAAGCTGTCGGAACCGTTGTATCGTTGACATTTATAGTTTGAGAGGCCGTAGTGGAGTTGCCGCAAGCATCTGCAATGGTATATGTTCTGGTAACTACAATAGGACAAGAACCGGAAGCAGTATCCAAATTGGTCACGGTAAGGTCTGCATCGCTAGTACAGTTGTCACCTATGGTAAGCCCAAGAGCTTCAAGAGCAGCTACTGTACTTACAGGAGCAGTGGCATCAGCTGCAGAGCATCCTTCAACCGTTGATTCTAGGATCGTACCTGATACGGTAGGGTCCGTGGTATCGTTAACGGTGATGGTTTGGGTAACGTTTATTGTATTGTTGCAAATATCCGTTACGCTGTAAGTCCTGGTAATCACCTCAGGACAAGAATTTCCATCGGATACATCCGAAACAAAGGCAACTACTGGAGTACCTTGGTTGTCCGCTTCGTCCGTCACTACCGTCACATCCGGTGCTGGAACGTCACCGATGCACTGTACATCTATACCGGCAGGGTTCGAGGCCGTAGGCGGTATAGGGTCCGTGATTAGAATAGTCTGCGTTACGTTGATTGTATTGCCACAATCATCCGTTACGCTATAGGTTCTTGTGATGGTTTCGGGACAGTCACCATTATCGGATACGTCCGACACAAAAGCAACTATAGGGTTCGCGGTACAATTATCAGCTTCATCTGTCACCACGGTTACATCAGGGGCAGGTATAGGCCCGCCCGGCACTGTAATGGTAACAGGGTTGGAAGCTGTCGGTACCGTTGTATCGTTGACATTTATAGTTTGAGAGGCCGTAGTCGAGTTGCCACAAGCATCTGCAATGGTATATGTTCTGGTAACTACAATAGGACAAGAACCGGAAGCAGTATCCAAATTGGTCACGGTAAGGTTAGCATCACTGGTACAATTATCCTCTATAGTAAGCCCAAGAGCTTCAAGAGCAGCTACTGTACTTACAGGAGCAGTGGCATCAGCTGCAGAGCATCCCTCAACCGTTGATTCTAGGATCGTACCAGCTACGGTAGGATCTGTAACATCATTAACGGTAATGGTTTGGGTAACGTTTATTGTATTGTTGCAAATATCCGTTACACTATAAGTCCTGGTGATTACCTCAGGACAGGAATTTCCATCGGATACATCCGAAACAAAGGCAACTACGGGAGTACCTTGGTTGTCCGCTTCGTCCGTCACGACCGTCACATCCGGTACAGGAACATCATCAATACACTGTACGTCTATCCCTGCAGGGTTCGAGGCCGTAGGCGGTATAGGGTCCGTGATTAGAATGGTCTGCGTCACGCTGATTGTATTACCACAATCATCGGTTACGCTATAGGTTCTAGTGATAGTTTCGGGACAATTTCCATTATCCGATACGTCCGATACAAAAGCAACTATAGGGCTTGCGGTACAATTATCGGCTTCATCTGTAACCACGGTTACATCAGGGGCAGGTACAGGCCCGCCCGGCACTGTAATGGTAACAGGGTTGGAAGCTGTCGGAACCGTTGTATCGTTGACATTTATAATTTGAGAGGCCGTAGTGGAGTTGCCGCAAGCATCTGCAATGGTATATGTTCTGGTAACTACAATAGGACAAGAACCGGAAGCAGTATCCAAATTGGTCACGGTAAGGTTGGCATCACTGGTACAGTTGTCACCTATAGTAAGCCCAAGAGCTTCAAGGGCAGCTACTGTATTTACAGGAGCAGTAGCATCAGCTGCAGTACACCCTTCAACCGTGGATTCCAAAATCGTACCAGCTACGGTAGGATCTGTAACATCATTAACGGTAATGGTTTGGGTAACGTTTATTGTATTGTTGCAAATATCCGTTACACTATAAGTCCTGGTGATTACCTCAGGACAGGAATTTCCATCAGAGACATCCGAGACAAAGGCAACTACGGGAGTGCCTTGGTTGTCCGCTTCGTCCGTCACGACCGTCACATCCGGTACAGGAACATCACCGATGCACTGCACATCTATACCGGCAGGGTTCGAGGCCGTAGGTAATATAGGATCCGTAATTAAAATAGTTTGCGTCACGTTAATGGTATTACCACAATCATCCGTTACGCTATAAGTTCTAGTGATGGTTTCAGGACAGTCACCATTATCGGATACGTCCGACACAAAAGCAACTGTAGGGCTCGCGGTACAATTATCGGCTTCATCTGTCACCACGGTTACATCGGGGGCAGGTATAGGCCCGCCTGGCACTGTAATGGTAACAGGGTTGGAAGCTGTCGGTACCGTTGTATCGTTGACATTTATAGTTTGAGAGGCCGTAGTCGAGTTGCCACAAGCATCTGCAATGGTATATGTTCTGGTAACTACAATAGGACAAGAACCGGAAGCAGTATCCAAATTGGTCACGGTAAGGTTAGCATCACTGGTACAATTATCCTCTATAGTAAGCCCAAGAGCTTCAAGAGCAGCTACTGTATTTACAGGAGCAGTAGCATCAGCTGCAGAGCATCCCTCAACCGTAGATTCTAGGATCGTACCTGATACGGTAGGGTCCGTGGTATCGTTAACGGTGATGGTTTGGGTAACATTAATTGTATTATTACAAATATCCGTTACACTATAAGTCCTGGTAATCACCTCAGGACAGGAATTTCCATCAGAGACATCCGAAACAAAGGCAACTACGGGAGTGCCTTGGTTGTCCGCTTCGTCCGTCACGACCGTCACATCCGGTACAGGAACATCACCGATGCACTGCACATCTATACCGGCAGGGTTCGAGGCCGTAGGTAATATAGGATCCGTAATTAAAATAGTTTGCGTCACGTTAATGGTATTACCACAATCATCCGTTACACTATAAGTTCTAGTGATGGTTTCAGGACAGTCACCATTATCGGATACGTCCGACACAAAAGCAACTGTAGGGCTCGCGGTACAATTATCGGCTTCATCTGTCACCACGGTTACATCGGGGGCAGGTATAGGCCCGCCCGGCACTGTAATGGTAACAGGGTTGGAAGCTGTCGGTACCGTTGTATCGTTGACATTTATAGTTTGAGAGGCCGTAGTCGAGTTGCCACAAGCATCTGCAATGGTATATGTTCTGGTAACTACAATAGGACAAGAACCGGAAGCAGTATCCAAATTGGTTACGGTAAGGTTAGCATCACTGGTACAATTATCCTCTATAGTAAGCCCAAGAGCTTCAAGAGCAGCTACTGTATTTACAGGAGCAGTAGCATCAGCTGCAGTACACCCTTCAACCGTAGATTCTAGGATCGTACCTGATACGGTAGGGTCCGTGGTATCGTTAACGGTGATGGTTTGTATATAATCACCAATAGTAACACCACAAGCATCAGTAAAATTCCACGTATTAGTATATGTCCCACTACTAGGGCAAGTTGGATTAGGAACAAATGCTCCAGGTGTTTTTGTTAATGTTAAGTTACATTTGTTTGTAACTGGTTCTAAAGCTTGTGCAGTAGTTAAGCCTGTAGCGTCACTACATTCAATAGTTGCGTCTAAGCCATTAATAGGTGTTTGCCAAGATATTGTAGGCTGTATTACGTCAATAACTATTGGGTCTAATATTCCCACTCCACAATCATCTAGATTTGCAGAACTCACTACAGATTGAGGACTAGGATCTTGAGTTCCAGTGTAGGAAGCCTCTAATTGTAAGTTAAATTGAAGGTCACAACTGGTTTCTAAAAAATAACACTCATCTCTAATTTCTAAATCAAAATCAACATTTACAGCTGCAGCTCCAGCATCAGCAACACCATCAGCAACGAAAAACTCTAATAAGTTAGTTCCTGTATTATAGTTATAAGTAATTCCAGTGGGAAGAGCAGGGCTTATAGGTTCTACTAATGTTACCTGTGGGGGGAGTGTAGTAGAAATTTCTAAACTTTTGGCATCATCATTTCCTTTGTTTTCAACAGTAAAACTAGCTCCAAAACTTGCTCCAGGATTTAGAGAGGTTGTAGGTGTGTCTAGTGTTAAATGAATAGGTCCTAAATTTGGAGACCAAACATCTACAGATAAACCCAATAAAAACAATCCATATGTTTCCTTGTTAGATGCTAATCTAAATGTCGCTGAAGTTTGATTATTAGCAATAATAGTATTGCTAGGGTTTGATAATTGAAAAATTGCAGCATCAAAACCTAAAGTATTAGTACTAGCAGGGGTTCTATTCGTGAAATTTGCATTATCAATTGTAATTTTACTATTAAAAAAGTTATTAGTATCTCTAATTGGACTTGTTGGCGATGTCGATAAGTCAACAAAAGTATTAGATGTGTTTTCTATTTGTAACCTATCACCATCTAGACCTAAGTCACCTTCTAAACCACCAATAAGAATATTAGCATTTACATCACCAGTCGGTACAGTTTGAAAACCATTAAAGTCAATATTATAGCTACCCTGTCCATTAACAACATGTCCGTATCCGTCAAAGATTGAAATATTCTTTAATGGTAATAGAGGGCTTTCATATACAAATACTATTTGCCAACCCCCAGAGACACCAGTAGGTAAATTATTGTTATGATCATTTAAACTACCTATTTTCCCTTCAACATTAGCAACTAGATAACTACCATAAGGACTTATATTATTGTCGATTAAATTGACAACAGAACTTGTAATGTCTTTTACACAGATATATGGATCATTACTAAAATGTCCATTGTGAGGCGGTCCTATATGATCTTCCCGACCTCTATAGATAACTTCATCTGCTGTATATGTAGTATATGCCGTTTCCGATGGAAGCATAAGTTTTATATCATTATAATTCCAATCAGGTTGATTTTCAGAATTTGGATCTAACTCATTTGGTTCTTGATCTGCTGCAGCCCAATACAATAATACTTTTTTTATTGTTAAACAACTTGCGGTAGGAGCGGGATTAACAAAATTAGCACTACTTGAATTGAATGTCGTATCGTCTGTATCAATATCTACATATACAAGGTTGGAAAATTGGTCATTATCGTTTCCACCATTATAATTACCAGTTGCCGTTGTAGAAATCATGTTATTCGCGATAATAGTGAAATCTCCATTTACAGCTTCATTAAAACGAGGGGTAAAAGCCTTTTTTAACTGGGCTTGAGCAAAAGCACTTATTAATAGCAAAACTATCAATATTACTTTATGATAGTTTATATGTTTAGTAAAGATTTTCATAAGCCTTTAATTAACTAATTAATATTTTTTATAAATTTTTAGTGTCTTAAAATGTTTGGGTTCGGAATAAAAGTTCTTATTATGACATATTTTCCGGCTTTTTCATTATCCAAGAGATGTGTGGCTATTTTAAAACATTTCAATGTCCCCATTTCTGTATTGTTATGGCGTGTAATTTTAACATAAAACTCAATTGATTCATTTGGGTTTAAAATCATTTTATCAATCTTTTTGCTTAATGCTTTATTATAGATTTCAACAGTTAGGCTAGATGAGTTTTTTTCATTAACAACAACCTCTTCATTATTATCTACATCACCTATTTTATTACTAACAACATCATCATATTCAGTTTTGCATATTATTTCTTGACTTGAAATGCTATAATTCAACACCTTATTTGAATTATTAGTAAGGGATAGAAGATGTAAATGCTCAATATTAGCATCTGGTTTATCACTATAATTAACTATATTTAAATCAAATGCATGTTGTTGTGCATTTATACATAATGAAAAGCAACACACTAATAGAAAAGAGTAAAGAGTTAGAGTCAATTTATGTTTCATGATTTAATAAAATTATTTTATTTTAAACTATATATAATAAACACCAAAGTGTCAAAATAGTCACATTGAGGTACTAAGGTTGAGGATTAATAAAAACAATAAAAAAGTTTTCGAGGGAAAAAACTGTGAGGGAATAACATTGTTTAACAATGTTGTAATTTTATATGATCTTAGATTCAGGTTCATAACTTTGTAATGTTTAAGTAGGTGCTACAAAAGAACACATATGCAACAATCTGTTCAAAAATAAATGGTAAATCACTTATAAATTCGTTTAAAAGCTTTTGAGAATCCTTTGATCGGTATAATAAGTTTTTTATCGGTTTCGGAGTGTTTTCCTACTGTTTATGTACCCTAAGCTTTAACTGTTTTAACATATAATAGAAGCTTCATGTATGCTGATT from Flavivirga abyssicola includes the following:
- a CDS encoding HYR-like domain-containing protein, whose protein sequence is MKIFTKHINYHKVILIVLLLISAFAQAQLKKAFTPRFNEAVNGDFTIIANNMISTTATGNYNGGNDNDQFSNLVYVDIDTDDTTFNSSSANFVNPAPTASCLTIKKVLLYWAAADQEPNELDPNSENQPDWNYNDIKLMLPSETAYTTYTADEVIYRGREDHIGPPHNGHFSNDPYICVKDITSSVVNLIDNNISPYGSYLVANVEGKIGSLNDHNNNLPTGVSGGWQIVFVYESPLLPLKNISIFDGYGHVVNGQGSYNIDFNGFQTVPTGDVNANILIGGLEGDLGLDGDRLQIENTSNTFVDLSTSPTSPIRDTNNFFNSKITIDNANFTNRTPASTNTLGFDAAIFQLSNPSNTIIANNQTSATFRLASNKETYGLFLLGLSVDVWSPNLGPIHLTLDTPTTSLNPGASFGASFTVENKGNDDAKSLEISTTLPPQVTLVEPISPALPTGITYNYNTGTNLLEFFVADGVADAGAAAVNVDFDLEIRDECYFLETSCDLQFNLQLEASYTGTQDPSPQSVVSSANLDDCGVGILDPIVIDVIQPTISWQTPINGLDATIECSDATGLTTAQALEPVTNKCNLTLTKTPGAFVPNPTCPSSGTYTNTWNFTDACGVTIGDYIQTITVNDTTDPTVSGTILESTVEGCTAADATAPVNTVAALEALGLTIEDNCTSDANLTVTNLDTASGSCPIVVTRTYTIADACGNSTTASQTINVNDTTVPTASNPVTITVPGGPIPAPDVTVVTDEADNCTASPTVAFVSDVSDNGDCPETITRTYSVTDDCGNTINVTQTILITDPILPTASNPAGIDVQCIGDVPVPDVTVVTDEADNQGTPVVAFVSDVSDGNSCPEVITRTYSVTDICNNTINVTQTITVNDTTDPTVSGTILESTVEGCSAADATAPVNTVAALEALGLTIEDNCTSDANLTVTNLDTASGSCPIVVTRTYTIADACGNSTTASQTINVNDTTVPTASNPVTITVPGGPIPAPDVTVVTDEADNCTASPTVAFVSDVSDNGDCPETITRTYSVTDDCGNTINVTQTILITDPILPTASNPAGIDVQCIGDVPVPDVTVVTDEADNQGTPVVAFVSDVSDGNSCPEVITRTYSVTDICNNTINVTQTITVNDVTDPTVAGTILESTVEGCTAADATAPVNTVAALEALGLTIGDNCTSDANLTVTNLDTASGSCPIVVTRTYTIADACGNSTTASQIINVNDTTVPTASNPVTITVPGGPVPAPDVTVVTDEADNCTASPIVAFVSDVSDNGNCPETITRTYSVTDDCGNTISVTQTILITDPIPPTASNPAGIDVQCIDDVPVPDVTVVTDEADNQGTPVVAFVSDVSDGNSCPEVITRTYSVTDICNNTINVTQTITVNDVTDPTVAGTILESTVEGCSAADATAPVSTVAALEALGLTIEDNCTSDANLTVTNLDTASGSCPIVVTRTYTIADACGNSTTASQTINVNDTTVPTASNPVTITVPGGPIPAPDVTVVTDEADNCTANPIVAFVSDVSDNGDCPETITRTYSVTDDCGNTINVTQTILITDPIPPTASNPAGIDVQCIGDVPAPDVTVVTDEADNQGTPVVAFVSDVSDGNSCPEVITRTYSVTDICNNTINVTQTITVNDTTDPTVSGTILESTVEGCSAADATAPVSTVAALEALGLTIGDNCTSDADLTVTNLDTASGSCPIVVTRTYTIADACGNSTTASQTINVNDTTVPTASNPADINVECLADVPAPDVTVVTDEADNCTASPTVAFVSDVSDNNTCAERITRTYSVTDDCGNTINVTQTIIINDTTPPVLTLPASQTAECSDDLSPIAFGSATAIDNCDANPTITFNDVRTDGLCPGSYTITRTWKAEDACGNEITADQVISTSDTTAPEFVQTTLPGNIAVECSSDVPLPEDLDATDNCGTASVNVVDERIDGNCANNYTIRRSYIATDECGLTKSHIQTIIVEDKTPPVFEQTTLPLPSITVECDAIPNAEELTATDNCGDASVNVVDATTPGDCPNNYTITRTWTATDECGLTTTHIQVITVQDTKAPEPTSTFEETLNVSCTDIPDVPELTFTDNCSSNITVAFNETNSYEENVFADYEIVRTWIVRDECNNEETYTQTLLVALDEVVTDLSAPDWCYDEGAINMNNLLPSDLNTNGTWELLEGDPAATLNGSIFDPSNLELSADFLPESGGIDYRFRYTTTDNGCISITEVIMNVHADCVVLPCGENDITISKAVTPNGDDRNDFFYISGIELCGFTAEVKIFNRWGALVFESNAYPLIKGVDRYNKPPSGSWEGTAHKSSVGNAGKVPNGTYYYIITLKDSGLNPITGPVYLGTK